Proteins encoded within one genomic window of Cucumis sativus cultivar 9930 chromosome 3, Cucumber_9930_V3, whole genome shotgun sequence:
- the LOC101204388 gene encoding pentatricopeptide repeat-containing protein At4g16835, mitochondrial isoform X2, whose amino-acid sequence MIINFSNSRAYAKFPSSLFRHFLPIEAHFRNLHLGSNEESSSIASSIHPPRRIHLVSPNNVTPNLHVDTASDVVSLNKTIASFVRACDLESARNVFEKMSVRTTVTWNTMLSGYTKVAGKVKEAHELFDKIPEPDSVSYNIMLVCYLRSYGVKAALAFFNKMPVKDIASWNTLISGFAQNGQMQKAFDLFSVMPEKNGVSWSAMISGYVEHGDLEAAEELYKNVGMKSVVVETAMLTGYMKFGKVELAERIFQRMAVKNLVTWNSMIAGYVENCRAEDGLKVFKTMIESRVRPNPLSLSSVLLGCSNLSALPLGRQMHQLVSKSPLSKDTTACTSLISMYCKCGDLDSAWKLFLEMPRKDVITWNAMISGYAQHGAGRKALHLFDKMRNGTMKPDWITFVAVILACNHAGFVDLGVQYFKSMKKEFGIEAKPVHYTCVIDLLGRAGRLDEAVSLIKEMPFTPHAAIYGTLLGACRIHKNLDLAEFAARNLLNLDPTSATGYVQLANIYAATNKWDQVAKVRKMMKEHNVVKIPGYSWIEIKSVTHEFRSSDRLHPELTSIHKKLNELDGKMKLAGYVPDLEFALHDVEEEHKEKLLLWHSEKLAIAFGLMKTAPGTPIRVFKNLRVCGDCHRAIKFISAIEKREIIVRDTTRFHHFRNGFCSCGDYCNSIKENEVRERES is encoded by the exons ATGATCATCAATTTTAGCAACTCAAGGGCATACGCCAAGTTTCCCTCATCTTTATTCCGCCATTTTCTTCCAATCGAAGCCCATTTCCGGAACCTTCATCTTGGTTCCAATGAAGAATCTTCTTCCATCGCTTCTTCCATCCACCCGCCACGAAGAATCCATCTGGTTTCCCCCAATAACGTGACCCCCAATCTTCATGTTGACACTGCTTCTGATGTTGTTTCGTTGAATAAAACAATCGCCAGCTTCGTAAGAGCTTGTGATTTAGAGTCTGCCCGTAATGTGTTTGAAAAAATGTCTGTTAGAACCACTGTTACTTGGAATACAATGCTGTCGGGATATACGAAAGTAGCTGGGAAAGTGAAGGAGGCCCATGAACTGTTTGATAAAATTCCTGAACCAGATTCTGTGTCTTATAACATTATGTTGGTTTGTTATTTGAGAAGCTATGGTGTTAAGGCTGCTTTAGCTTTCTTTAACAAGATGCCTGTCAAGGACATTGCTTCTTGGAATACGTTGATATCTGGGTTTGCTCAGAATGGGCAAATGCAAAAAGCGTTTGATTTGTTTTCAGTAATGCCGGAGAAGAATGGGGTCTCGTGGAGTGCCATGATTTCTGGATATGTGGAACATGGAGATTTGGAAGCAGCTGAGGAGTTGTATAAGAATGTGGGTATGAAGAGTGTGGTTGTAGAGACTGCAATGCTTACCGGGTATATGAAGTTTGGGAAGGTGGAGTTAGCTGAAAGGATATTTCAAAGGATGGCTGTGAAAAATTTGGTCACATGGAACTCTATGATAGCAGGTTATGTTGAGAATTGTCGTGCAGAAGATGGTCTCAAAGTTTTCAAGACAATGATTGAATCTCGGGTGAGGCCGAATCCTTTGAGTTTGAGCAGTGTTCTTCTTGGTTGTAGCAACTTGTCTGCTTTGCCTTTGGGAAGGCAAATGCATCAACTAGTGAGTAAATCTCCATTATCAAAAGATACAACTGCATGTACTTCATTGATTAGCATGTACTGCAAGTGTGGAGATCTCGACAGTGCATGGAAGTTGTTTCTCGAGATGCCACGAAAGGATGTGATTACCTGGAATGCCATGATTTCAGGTTACGCTCAACACGGTGCAGGTCGAAAAGCTCTTCATTTGTTTGACAAGATGAGAAATGGCACAATGAAACCAGACTGGATTACGTTTGTTGCGGTCATATTGGCATGTAACCATGCTGGATTCGTCGATCTTGGGGTTCAATACTTCAAGTCCATGAAGAAGGAGTTTGGAATCGAAGCAAAACCAGTCCACTACACATGTGTAATCGACCTTCTTGGTCGAGCTGGTCGGTTAGACGAAGCTGTAAGTTTAATCAAGGAGATGCCATTCACGCCTCATGCTGCAATCTATGGAACTCTATTAGGCGCTTGTAGAATCCACAAAAACCTTGATCTGGCAGAATTTGCAGCCAGGAACTTGTTAAACCTCGACCCCACCAGTGCCACCGGATATGTTCAGCTTGCGAATATCTATGCAGCCACAAACAAATGGGATCAAGTGGCTAAAGTGAGGAAGATGATGAAAGAACACAATGTGGTTAAAATACCAGGTTATAGTTGGATTGAGATAAAGAGTGTAACTCATGAATTCAGATCAAGTGATAGACTTCATCCAGAACTAACGTCCATACACAAGAAACTCAATGAGTTAGATGGGAAAATGAAGCTGGCAGGGTATGTTCCGGACCTTGAATTTGCACTGCATGACGTAGAAGAAGAGCACAAAGAGAAGCTACTACTGTGGCACAGTGAGAAACTGGCAATAGCTTTTGGATTGATGAAAACGGCGCCCGGGACGCCTATTCgggttttcaaaaacttgagAGTCTGTGGGGATTGTCATAGAGCAATCAAGTTCATATCAGCCATTGAGAAAAGGGAGATTATTGTGAGAGACACTACAAGGTTTCATCATTTTAGAAATGGATTCTGCTCTTGTGGTGATTACTG CAACTCCATCAAAGAGAAtgaagtgagagagagagagagctaG
- the LOC101204388 gene encoding pentatricopeptide repeat-containing protein At4g16835, mitochondrial isoform X1, producing the protein MIINFSNSRAYAKFPSSLFRHFLPIEAHFRNLHLGSNEESSSIASSIHPPRRIHLVSPNNVTPNLHVDTASDVVSLNKTIASFVRACDLESARNVFEKMSVRTTVTWNTMLSGYTKVAGKVKEAHELFDKIPEPDSVSYNIMLVCYLRSYGVKAALAFFNKMPVKDIASWNTLISGFAQNGQMQKAFDLFSVMPEKNGVSWSAMISGYVEHGDLEAAEELYKNVGMKSVVVETAMLTGYMKFGKVELAERIFQRMAVKNLVTWNSMIAGYVENCRAEDGLKVFKTMIESRVRPNPLSLSSVLLGCSNLSALPLGRQMHQLVSKSPLSKDTTACTSLISMYCKCGDLDSAWKLFLEMPRKDVITWNAMISGYAQHGAGRKALHLFDKMRNGTMKPDWITFVAVILACNHAGFVDLGVQYFKSMKKEFGIEAKPVHYTCVIDLLGRAGRLDEAVSLIKEMPFTPHAAIYGTLLGACRIHKNLDLAEFAARNLLNLDPTSATGYVQLANIYAATNKWDQVAKVRKMMKEHNVVKIPGYSWIEIKSVTHEFRSSDRLHPELTSIHKKLNELDGKMKLAGYVPDLEFALHDVEEEHKEKLLLWHSEKLAIAFGLMKTAPGTPIRVFKNLRVCGDCHRAIKFISAIEKREIIVRDTTRFHHFRNGFCSCGDYCPRSNSIKENEVRERES; encoded by the exons ATGATCATCAATTTTAGCAACTCAAGGGCATACGCCAAGTTTCCCTCATCTTTATTCCGCCATTTTCTTCCAATCGAAGCCCATTTCCGGAACCTTCATCTTGGTTCCAATGAAGAATCTTCTTCCATCGCTTCTTCCATCCACCCGCCACGAAGAATCCATCTGGTTTCCCCCAATAACGTGACCCCCAATCTTCATGTTGACACTGCTTCTGATGTTGTTTCGTTGAATAAAACAATCGCCAGCTTCGTAAGAGCTTGTGATTTAGAGTCTGCCCGTAATGTGTTTGAAAAAATGTCTGTTAGAACCACTGTTACTTGGAATACAATGCTGTCGGGATATACGAAAGTAGCTGGGAAAGTGAAGGAGGCCCATGAACTGTTTGATAAAATTCCTGAACCAGATTCTGTGTCTTATAACATTATGTTGGTTTGTTATTTGAGAAGCTATGGTGTTAAGGCTGCTTTAGCTTTCTTTAACAAGATGCCTGTCAAGGACATTGCTTCTTGGAATACGTTGATATCTGGGTTTGCTCAGAATGGGCAAATGCAAAAAGCGTTTGATTTGTTTTCAGTAATGCCGGAGAAGAATGGGGTCTCGTGGAGTGCCATGATTTCTGGATATGTGGAACATGGAGATTTGGAAGCAGCTGAGGAGTTGTATAAGAATGTGGGTATGAAGAGTGTGGTTGTAGAGACTGCAATGCTTACCGGGTATATGAAGTTTGGGAAGGTGGAGTTAGCTGAAAGGATATTTCAAAGGATGGCTGTGAAAAATTTGGTCACATGGAACTCTATGATAGCAGGTTATGTTGAGAATTGTCGTGCAGAAGATGGTCTCAAAGTTTTCAAGACAATGATTGAATCTCGGGTGAGGCCGAATCCTTTGAGTTTGAGCAGTGTTCTTCTTGGTTGTAGCAACTTGTCTGCTTTGCCTTTGGGAAGGCAAATGCATCAACTAGTGAGTAAATCTCCATTATCAAAAGATACAACTGCATGTACTTCATTGATTAGCATGTACTGCAAGTGTGGAGATCTCGACAGTGCATGGAAGTTGTTTCTCGAGATGCCACGAAAGGATGTGATTACCTGGAATGCCATGATTTCAGGTTACGCTCAACACGGTGCAGGTCGAAAAGCTCTTCATTTGTTTGACAAGATGAGAAATGGCACAATGAAACCAGACTGGATTACGTTTGTTGCGGTCATATTGGCATGTAACCATGCTGGATTCGTCGATCTTGGGGTTCAATACTTCAAGTCCATGAAGAAGGAGTTTGGAATCGAAGCAAAACCAGTCCACTACACATGTGTAATCGACCTTCTTGGTCGAGCTGGTCGGTTAGACGAAGCTGTAAGTTTAATCAAGGAGATGCCATTCACGCCTCATGCTGCAATCTATGGAACTCTATTAGGCGCTTGTAGAATCCACAAAAACCTTGATCTGGCAGAATTTGCAGCCAGGAACTTGTTAAACCTCGACCCCACCAGTGCCACCGGATATGTTCAGCTTGCGAATATCTATGCAGCCACAAACAAATGGGATCAAGTGGCTAAAGTGAGGAAGATGATGAAAGAACACAATGTGGTTAAAATACCAGGTTATAGTTGGATTGAGATAAAGAGTGTAACTCATGAATTCAGATCAAGTGATAGACTTCATCCAGAACTAACGTCCATACACAAGAAACTCAATGAGTTAGATGGGAAAATGAAGCTGGCAGGGTATGTTCCGGACCTTGAATTTGCACTGCATGACGTAGAAGAAGAGCACAAAGAGAAGCTACTACTGTGGCACAGTGAGAAACTGGCAATAGCTTTTGGATTGATGAAAACGGCGCCCGGGACGCCTATTCgggttttcaaaaacttgagAGTCTGTGGGGATTGTCATAGAGCAATCAAGTTCATATCAGCCATTGAGAAAAGGGAGATTATTGTGAGAGACACTACAAGGTTTCATCATTTTAGAAATGGATTCTGCTCTTGTGGTGATTACTG TCCACGCAGCAACTCCATCAAAGAGAAtgaagtgagagagagagagagctaG
- the LOC101204388 gene encoding pentatricopeptide repeat-containing protein At4g16835, mitochondrial isoform X3: protein MIINFSNSRAYAKFPSSLFRHFLPIEAHFRNLHLGSNEESSSIASSIHPPRRIHLVSPNNVTPNLHVDTASDVVSLNKTIASFVRACDLESARNVFEKMSVRTTVTWNTMLSGYTKVAGKVKEAHELFDKIPEPDSVSYNIMLVCYLRSYGVKAALAFFNKMPVKDIASWNTLISGFAQNGQMQKAFDLFSVMPEKNGVSWSAMISGYVEHGDLEAAEELYKNVGMKSVVVETAMLTGYMKFGKVELAERIFQRMAVKNLVTWNSMIAGYVENCRAEDGLKVFKTMIESRVRPNPLSLSSVLLGCSNLSALPLGRQMHQLVSKSPLSKDTTACTSLISMYCKCGDLDSAWKLFLEMPRKDVITWNAMISGYAQHGAGRKALHLFDKMRNGTMKPDWITFVAVILACNHAGFVDLGVQYFKSMKKEFGIEAKPVHYTCVIDLLGRAGRLDEAVSLIKEMPFTPHAAIYGTLLGACRIHKNLDLAEFAARNLLNLDPTSATGYVQLANIYAATNKWDQVAKVRKMMKEHNVVKIPGYSWIEIKSVTHEFRSSDRLHPELTSIHKKLNELDGKMKLAGYVPDLEFALHDVEEEHKEKLLLWHSEKLAIAFGLMKTAPGTPIRVFKNLRVCGDCHRAIKFISAIEKREIIVRDTTRFHHFRNGFCSCGDYW from the coding sequence ATGATCATCAATTTTAGCAACTCAAGGGCATACGCCAAGTTTCCCTCATCTTTATTCCGCCATTTTCTTCCAATCGAAGCCCATTTCCGGAACCTTCATCTTGGTTCCAATGAAGAATCTTCTTCCATCGCTTCTTCCATCCACCCGCCACGAAGAATCCATCTGGTTTCCCCCAATAACGTGACCCCCAATCTTCATGTTGACACTGCTTCTGATGTTGTTTCGTTGAATAAAACAATCGCCAGCTTCGTAAGAGCTTGTGATTTAGAGTCTGCCCGTAATGTGTTTGAAAAAATGTCTGTTAGAACCACTGTTACTTGGAATACAATGCTGTCGGGATATACGAAAGTAGCTGGGAAAGTGAAGGAGGCCCATGAACTGTTTGATAAAATTCCTGAACCAGATTCTGTGTCTTATAACATTATGTTGGTTTGTTATTTGAGAAGCTATGGTGTTAAGGCTGCTTTAGCTTTCTTTAACAAGATGCCTGTCAAGGACATTGCTTCTTGGAATACGTTGATATCTGGGTTTGCTCAGAATGGGCAAATGCAAAAAGCGTTTGATTTGTTTTCAGTAATGCCGGAGAAGAATGGGGTCTCGTGGAGTGCCATGATTTCTGGATATGTGGAACATGGAGATTTGGAAGCAGCTGAGGAGTTGTATAAGAATGTGGGTATGAAGAGTGTGGTTGTAGAGACTGCAATGCTTACCGGGTATATGAAGTTTGGGAAGGTGGAGTTAGCTGAAAGGATATTTCAAAGGATGGCTGTGAAAAATTTGGTCACATGGAACTCTATGATAGCAGGTTATGTTGAGAATTGTCGTGCAGAAGATGGTCTCAAAGTTTTCAAGACAATGATTGAATCTCGGGTGAGGCCGAATCCTTTGAGTTTGAGCAGTGTTCTTCTTGGTTGTAGCAACTTGTCTGCTTTGCCTTTGGGAAGGCAAATGCATCAACTAGTGAGTAAATCTCCATTATCAAAAGATACAACTGCATGTACTTCATTGATTAGCATGTACTGCAAGTGTGGAGATCTCGACAGTGCATGGAAGTTGTTTCTCGAGATGCCACGAAAGGATGTGATTACCTGGAATGCCATGATTTCAGGTTACGCTCAACACGGTGCAGGTCGAAAAGCTCTTCATTTGTTTGACAAGATGAGAAATGGCACAATGAAACCAGACTGGATTACGTTTGTTGCGGTCATATTGGCATGTAACCATGCTGGATTCGTCGATCTTGGGGTTCAATACTTCAAGTCCATGAAGAAGGAGTTTGGAATCGAAGCAAAACCAGTCCACTACACATGTGTAATCGACCTTCTTGGTCGAGCTGGTCGGTTAGACGAAGCTGTAAGTTTAATCAAGGAGATGCCATTCACGCCTCATGCTGCAATCTATGGAACTCTATTAGGCGCTTGTAGAATCCACAAAAACCTTGATCTGGCAGAATTTGCAGCCAGGAACTTGTTAAACCTCGACCCCACCAGTGCCACCGGATATGTTCAGCTTGCGAATATCTATGCAGCCACAAACAAATGGGATCAAGTGGCTAAAGTGAGGAAGATGATGAAAGAACACAATGTGGTTAAAATACCAGGTTATAGTTGGATTGAGATAAAGAGTGTAACTCATGAATTCAGATCAAGTGATAGACTTCATCCAGAACTAACGTCCATACACAAGAAACTCAATGAGTTAGATGGGAAAATGAAGCTGGCAGGGTATGTTCCGGACCTTGAATTTGCACTGCATGACGTAGAAGAAGAGCACAAAGAGAAGCTACTACTGTGGCACAGTGAGAAACTGGCAATAGCTTTTGGATTGATGAAAACGGCGCCCGGGACGCCTATTCgggttttcaaaaacttgagAGTCTGTGGGGATTGTCATAGAGCAATCAAGTTCATATCAGCCATTGAGAAAAGGGAGATTATTGTGAGAGACACTACAAGGTTTCATCATTTTAGAAATGGATTCTGCTCTTGTGGTGATTACTGGTAA
- the LOC101204149 gene encoding polycomb group protein EMBRYONIC FLOWER 2 isoform X2 has protein sequence MCHDNFHVHSLEEATTAEDSLLIYCKPVELYNILHLRSLNNPSFLRRCLHYKLQARRKERVSTGVVIFNYRDYNNIVRKTEVTEDFSCPFCLMLCASFKGLRYHLCSSHDMFNFEYWVTEEYQAVNVSVKVDVFRPENVADGVDPQLQTFFFCTRPRKRKLKNSIQNGKYVQFLEMDSPGPATEGMHKGFVGHNADGVSCEKEGSHSFPIETYLQNAQQDGENIGPEGPSSMECIERVASSSNIPGFSVAINQSSTGPECYKVLSGNDHLQPAKARKLTVERDPRNRMLLQKRQFYHSHRVQPMALDKVLSDKDSEDEVDDDIADFEDRRMLDDFVDVTKDEKRLMHLWNSFVRKQRVLADGHVPWACEAFSKLHGKELISSPPLFWAHQ, from the exons ATGTGCCATGATAATTTCCACGTGCATTCTTTAGAAGAGGCAACGACAGCTGAAGATAGTCTCCTAATATATTGCAAACCAGTTGAACTATACAACATTCTTCATCTTCGTTCCCTTAACAAT CCTTCTTTTCTTCGACGTTGTTTGCATTACAAGTTACAAGCTAGGCGAAAAGAGAG GGTGAGCACTGGAGTTGTAATTTTCAACTATAGGGACTACAACAACATAGTTCGAAAAACTGAAG TGACCGAAGACTTCTCATGTCCATTTTGTTTGATGCTATGCGCAAGCTTTAAG GGTTTGCGCTACCACTTATGCTCTTCCCATGATATGTTCAACTTCGAATACTGG GTGACTGAAGAATATCAGGCAGTAAACGTCTCTGTGAAAGTTGATGTCTTTAGACCTGAG AATGTAGCAGATGGAGTGGACCCACAActacaaactttcttcttctG CACAAGACCACGAAAGCGCAAATTAAAGAACTCTATTCAGAATGGGAAGTATGTGCAGTTCTTGGAGATGGACTCACCTGGACCTGCCACAGAAGGCATGCACAAGGGATTTGTCGGGCATAATGCTG ATGGTGTATCCTGTGAAAAAGAGGGGAGCCATTCATTCCCCATTGAGACTTATTTGCAGAATGCACAACAAGACGGAGAAAATATTGGCCCTGAAGGTCCTTCCTCTATGGAGTGCATTGAACGTGTTGCATCCAGCTCAAATATTCCAGGTTTCTCAGTGGCTATCAATCAATCATCTACAGGTCCTGAATGTTATAAAGTACTTTCTGGAAATGATCATTTACAACCAGCCAAAGCAAGGAAGTTAACGGTAGAACGAGATCCAAGAAA cCGCATGCTTTTGCAGAAACGGCAGTTTTATCACTCTCACAGGGTTCAG CCTATGGCTCTAGATAAAGTACTATCCGACAAAGATAGCGAGGACGAAGTAGATGATGACATTGCTGATTTTGAAGATCGAAGG ATGCTCGATGATTTCGTGGATGTCACCAAAGATGAAAAGCGGCTTATGCATCTATGGAACTCCTTTGTTAGAAAGCAAAG AGTGCTAGCTGATGGTCACGTGCCTTGGGCATGTGAAGCATTCTCAAAACTTCACGGGAAAGAGCTTATCTCATCTCCGCCTCTCTTTTG GGCGCATCAATAA
- the LOC101204149 gene encoding polycomb group protein EMBRYONIC FLOWER 2 isoform X3 encodes MCHDNFHVHSLEEATTAEDSLLIYCKPVELYNILHLRSLNNPSFLRRCLHYKLQARRKERVSTGVVIFNYRDYNNIVRKTEVTEDFSCPFCLMLCASFKGLRYHLCSSHDMFNFEYWVTEEYQAVNVSVKVDVFRPENVADGVDPQLQTFFFCTRPRKRKLKNSIQNGKYVQFLEMDSPGPATEGMHKGFVGHNADGVSCEKEGSHSFPIETYLQNAQQDGENIGPEGPSSMECIERVASSSNIPGFSVAINQSSTGPECYKVLSGNDHLQPAKARKLTVERDPRNRMLLQKRQFYHSHRVQPMALDKVLSDKDSEDEVDDDIADFEDRRMLDDFVDVTKDEKRLMHLWNSFVRKQRLFLASVIFLINPFLYTV; translated from the exons ATGTGCCATGATAATTTCCACGTGCATTCTTTAGAAGAGGCAACGACAGCTGAAGATAGTCTCCTAATATATTGCAAACCAGTTGAACTATACAACATTCTTCATCTTCGTTCCCTTAACAAT CCTTCTTTTCTTCGACGTTGTTTGCATTACAAGTTACAAGCTAGGCGAAAAGAGAG GGTGAGCACTGGAGTTGTAATTTTCAACTATAGGGACTACAACAACATAGTTCGAAAAACTGAAG TGACCGAAGACTTCTCATGTCCATTTTGTTTGATGCTATGCGCAAGCTTTAAG GGTTTGCGCTACCACTTATGCTCTTCCCATGATATGTTCAACTTCGAATACTGG GTGACTGAAGAATATCAGGCAGTAAACGTCTCTGTGAAAGTTGATGTCTTTAGACCTGAG AATGTAGCAGATGGAGTGGACCCACAActacaaactttcttcttctG CACAAGACCACGAAAGCGCAAATTAAAGAACTCTATTCAGAATGGGAAGTATGTGCAGTTCTTGGAGATGGACTCACCTGGACCTGCCACAGAAGGCATGCACAAGGGATTTGTCGGGCATAATGCTG ATGGTGTATCCTGTGAAAAAGAGGGGAGCCATTCATTCCCCATTGAGACTTATTTGCAGAATGCACAACAAGACGGAGAAAATATTGGCCCTGAAGGTCCTTCCTCTATGGAGTGCATTGAACGTGTTGCATCCAGCTCAAATATTCCAGGTTTCTCAGTGGCTATCAATCAATCATCTACAGGTCCTGAATGTTATAAAGTACTTTCTGGAAATGATCATTTACAACCAGCCAAAGCAAGGAAGTTAACGGTAGAACGAGATCCAAGAAA cCGCATGCTTTTGCAGAAACGGCAGTTTTATCACTCTCACAGGGTTCAG CCTATGGCTCTAGATAAAGTACTATCCGACAAAGATAGCGAGGACGAAGTAGATGATGACATTGCTGATTTTGAAGATCGAAGG ATGCTCGATGATTTCGTGGATGTCACCAAAGATGAAAAGCGGCTTATGCATCTATGGAACTCCTTTGTTAGAAAGCAAAGGTTGTTCCTTGCCAGCGTTATATTCCTTATCAATCCTTTCCTCTATACTGTTTAA
- the LOC101204149 gene encoding polycomb group protein EMBRYONIC FLOWER 2 isoform X1, translating to MCHDNFHVHSLEEATTAEDSLLIYCKPVELYNILHLRSLNNPSFLRRCLHYKLQARRKERVSTGVVIFNYRDYNNIVRKTEVTEDFSCPFCLMLCASFKGLRYHLCSSHDMFNFEYWVTEEYQAVNVSVKVDVFRPENVADGVDPQLQTFFFCTRPRKRKLKNSIQNGKYVQFLEMDSPGPATEGMHKGFVGHNADGVSCEKEGSHSFPIETYLQNAQQDGENIGPEGPSSMECIERVASSSNIPGFSVAINQSSTGPECYKVLSGNDHLQPAKARKLTVERDPRNRMLLQKRQFYHSHRVQPMALDKVLSDKDSEDEVDDDIADFEDRRMLDDFVDVTKDEKRLMHLWNSFVRKQRVLADGHVPWACEAFSKLHGKELISSPPLFWCWRLFMIKLWNHGLLDASTMNNCNLTLEGFKDESSNATKNCGGDDD from the exons ATGTGCCATGATAATTTCCACGTGCATTCTTTAGAAGAGGCAACGACAGCTGAAGATAGTCTCCTAATATATTGCAAACCAGTTGAACTATACAACATTCTTCATCTTCGTTCCCTTAACAAT CCTTCTTTTCTTCGACGTTGTTTGCATTACAAGTTACAAGCTAGGCGAAAAGAGAG GGTGAGCACTGGAGTTGTAATTTTCAACTATAGGGACTACAACAACATAGTTCGAAAAACTGAAG TGACCGAAGACTTCTCATGTCCATTTTGTTTGATGCTATGCGCAAGCTTTAAG GGTTTGCGCTACCACTTATGCTCTTCCCATGATATGTTCAACTTCGAATACTGG GTGACTGAAGAATATCAGGCAGTAAACGTCTCTGTGAAAGTTGATGTCTTTAGACCTGAG AATGTAGCAGATGGAGTGGACCCACAActacaaactttcttcttctG CACAAGACCACGAAAGCGCAAATTAAAGAACTCTATTCAGAATGGGAAGTATGTGCAGTTCTTGGAGATGGACTCACCTGGACCTGCCACAGAAGGCATGCACAAGGGATTTGTCGGGCATAATGCTG ATGGTGTATCCTGTGAAAAAGAGGGGAGCCATTCATTCCCCATTGAGACTTATTTGCAGAATGCACAACAAGACGGAGAAAATATTGGCCCTGAAGGTCCTTCCTCTATGGAGTGCATTGAACGTGTTGCATCCAGCTCAAATATTCCAGGTTTCTCAGTGGCTATCAATCAATCATCTACAGGTCCTGAATGTTATAAAGTACTTTCTGGAAATGATCATTTACAACCAGCCAAAGCAAGGAAGTTAACGGTAGAACGAGATCCAAGAAA cCGCATGCTTTTGCAGAAACGGCAGTTTTATCACTCTCACAGGGTTCAG CCTATGGCTCTAGATAAAGTACTATCCGACAAAGATAGCGAGGACGAAGTAGATGATGACATTGCTGATTTTGAAGATCGAAGG ATGCTCGATGATTTCGTGGATGTCACCAAAGATGAAAAGCGGCTTATGCATCTATGGAACTCCTTTGTTAGAAAGCAAAG AGTGCTAGCTGATGGTCACGTGCCTTGGGCATGTGAAGCATTCTCAAAACTTCACGGGAAAGAGCTTATCTCATCTCCGCCTCTCTTTTG GTGTTGGAGATTATTCATGATCAAGCTCTGGAATCATGGTCTTCTCGATGCATCTACCATGAACAACTGTAATTTAACACTTGAAGGATTCAAAGACGAGAGTTCGAATGCTACGAAAAACTGTGGAGGAGATGACGATTAG